In Mangifera indica cultivar Alphonso chromosome 1, CATAS_Mindica_2.1, whole genome shotgun sequence, a single genomic region encodes these proteins:
- the LOC123221642 gene encoding uncharacterized protein LOC123221642 translates to MIYQCLARFVTLSQKSLHTPIFLESAPGIDAIPVGDYQLKLTSFPCNAGSRCSMSTVGWSLVSLLLMLHIYSFASQGDGVSGEAQLYRSQHLLFRELEEVEEENIQIPPPKGKRSPRAAKRRPKRATTLTDEFLDENSHLHHVFFPDVKTAIDPTKDNGNDSFYYYPGRIWLDTEGAPIQAHGGGILYDQKTRSYYWYGENRGGSTYQAHKKGPAPVHARGVSCYSSKDLWTWKNEGIVLAAEETNETHDLHISNVLERPKVIYNDNTGKYVMWMHIDDSNYTKAAVGVAVSDSPTGPFDYLYSKRPHGFDSRDMTIFKDDDGVAYLIYSTDYNTNLRIGPLTADYLNVTNVVRRILVGERREAPALFKFEGIYYMITSACTGWAPNEANVHIAESIMGPWEIMGNPCIAGNRILRLTTFFSQSAHVIPAPGLPGSFIFMADRWNPANLSDSRYIWLPLIVGAPSVRPLGDNSGLPLWSRVSIYWQKMWRLSPRSKIEFLV, encoded by the exons ATGATCTATCAGTGTTTGGCAAGATTTGTAACCCTTTCACAGAAGAGCCTACATACACCTATATTCCTGGAAAGTGCTCCAGGGATTGATGCCATTCCAGTTGGTGATTACCAATT AAAACTAACCAGTTTCCCTTGCAATGCAGGGAGCAGATGTTCAATGTCTACTGTGGGTTGGAGCTTAGTGAGTTTACTTCTTATGCTTCATATTTACTCCTTTGCTAGCCAGGGAGATGGGGTAAGTGGGGAAGCCCAATTGTACAGGAGCCAACATTTATTATTTCGTGAACTAGAAGAGGTAGAAGAGGAGAATATCCAAATTCCCCCACCTAAAGGAAAACGCTCACCACGGGCTGCAAAACGAAGGCCCAAGAGGGCAACCACATTGACTGATGAGTTTCTTGATGAGAATTCCCATCTTCATCATGTGTTCTTTCCTGATGTGAAAACTGCCATAGACCCAACGAAGGACAATGGGAATGATAGCTTTTATTACTATCCAGGGAGGATTTGGTTGGATACTGAGGGAGCTCCTATTCAAGCACATGGCGGGGGTATTTTATATGACCAGAAAACAAGGTCATATTATTGGTATGGAGAGAATAGGGGTGGATCCACCTATCAAGCTCACAAAAAAGGACCAGCACCG GTTCATGCCAGAGGAGTTAGTTGCTACTCCTCCAAGGACTTGTGGACATGGAAAAATGAGGGCATTGTTTTGGCAGCAGAAGAGACAAATGAAACTCATGATCTCCACATATCAAATGTGCTTGAACGACCAAAAGTGATTTACAATGATAACACAGGAAAGTACGTAATGTGGATGCACATAGATGATTCCAACTACACTAAAGCTGCTGTTGGTGTTGCCGTTAGTGATTCCCCAACTGGGCCTTTTGATTATCTCTATAGCAAGCGGCCTCATGGATTCGACAGCAGGGACATGACAATCTTTAAAGATGATGATGGTGTAGCATATCTTATCTATTCTACTGATTACAATACCAATCTCCGGATTGGACCCCTAACGGCAGACTATCTCAATGTAACAAATGTTGTGAGAAGGATTCTTGTAGGAGAGCGCCGGGAAGCCCCTGCGCTGTTTAAGTTTGAGGGAATTTACTACATGATCACATCAGCCTGCACCGGATGGGCTCCAAATGAAGCTAATGTACACATTGCTGAGTCAATTATGGGGCCATGGGAGATAATGGGAAACCCCTGCATTGCAGGGAACAGAATTTTGCGGCTTACTACATTTTTTTCACAGAGTGCACATGTGATTCCTGCGCCAGGGCTTCCAGGTTCGTTTATTTTCATGGCAGACCGGTGGAATCCAGCTAACTTGAGTGACTCAAGATACATCTGGTTACCTTTGATAGTAGGGGCACCTAGTGTTCGACCGCTTGGGGACAATTCTGGCCTCCCGTTATGGTCAAGAGTGTCAATATATTGGCAGAAAATGTGGAGACTTTCTCCAAGATCCAAGATAGAGTTTTTGGTATGA
- the LOC123216520 gene encoding protein SHORT-ROOT-like, whose amino-acid sequence MDTLFRLVSLQSDQSFNSSRTSSSSRSSRQNNHNNHYQQEDEECFNDFMDEEDFSSSSSKHYYPYHQPHPSNTTTTATASTTNTSTPTHQPFEPTDFSFSPACDLSFEFSSHWATNILLETARAIADKNSARVQQLMWMLNELSSPYGDTDQKLASYFLQALFSRMTDSGERCYRTLASASEKTCSFESTRKMVLKFQEVSPWTTFGHVACNGAIMEAFEGENNLHIIDISNTYCTQWPTFLEALATRTDETPHLRLTTVVATKSTGGGSLVTVQKVMTEIGNRMEKFARLMGVPFKFNVIYHVGDLSDLNLAELDIRKDEALAINCIGAFHTIKAVDNRRDILISSLRRLQPRIITVVEEEADLDMGSDGFEFLKGFEECVRWFRVYFESLDESFSRTSNERLMLERAAGRAMVDLVACQPSESIERRESSTRWSQRLHAAGFIPSMLSDEVCDDIRALLRRYKEGWSMAQCPDAGIFLLWKEQKVVWASAWRP is encoded by the coding sequence ATGGATACTTTGTTTAGACTTGTTAGTCTCCAATCCGATCAATCTTTCAACTCTAGCAGAACCTCAAGTAGCTCTAGATCCTCCAGACAAAACAACCACAACAATCACTACCAGCAAGAAGACGAAGAATGCTTCAATGATTTCATGGATGAAGAAGACTTCTCCTCGTCTTCTTCCAAACACTACTATCCTTATCATCAACCCCACCCTTCTAACACCACCACAACAGCCACCGCCAGCACCACTAACACTAGCACCCCTACCCATCAACCTTTTGAGCCCACTGACTTCTCTTTCTCTCCTGCTTGTGACCTCAGTTTCGAATTCTCTTCTCACTGGGCTACCAATATTCTCCTCGAAACTGCACGCGCTATTGCCGATAAAAACAGTGCTCGCGTTCAGCAATTGATGTGGATGCTCAACGAACTCAGCTCACCCTATGGTGACACCGATCAAAAGCTCGCTTCCTACTTTCTTCAAGCCTTGTTTAGTCGCATGACGGATTCTGGAGAACGGTGTTACCGTACTTTAGCTTCTGCTTCGGAAAAAACTTGCTCTTTTGAGTCAACAAGAAAAATGGTATTGAAGTTTCAAGAGGTAAGTCCTTGGACTACTTTTGGTCATGTAGCTTGTAATGGTGCAATTATGGAAGCTTTTGAAGGTGAAAACAATTTACATATCATCGATATTAGTAATACATATTGCACACAATGGCCTACTTTTCTCGAAGCCCTAGCCACTCGTACGGACGAGACCCCGCACCTGAGGCTAACCACTGTTGTGGCTACAAAATCCACTGGTGGTGGAAGTTTAGTCACTGTGCAAAAAGTAATGACAGAAATAGGTAACCGAATGGAAAAATTTGCTAGGCTTATGGGTGTGCCTTTTAAATTCAATGTTATTTATCATGTTGGTGATTTATCTGATCTAAATTTAGCTGAACTAGATATCAGAAAAGATGAAGCTCTAGCTATAAACTGTATTGGTGCTTTCCATACAATCAAAGCCGTTGATAATCGTAGAGATATTCTGATATCAAGTTTAAGAAGACTACAACCAAGAATAATCActgttgttgaagaagaagccGATCTTGATATGGGTAGTGATGGCTTTGAATTTCTTAAGGGTTTTGAAGAATGTGTCAgatggtttagggtttattttgAGTCATTAGATGAAAGTTTCTCAAGAACAAGCAATGAAAGATTGATGCTTGAGCGGGCAGCCGGCCGTGCAATGGTGGACCTAGTGGCGTGTCAACCATCGGAATCGATCGAACGGAGAGAGTCGTCCACGCGCTGGTCGCAACGTCTCCATGCAGCAGGGTTTATCCCTAGCATGCTGAGCGATGAAGTGTGTGATGACATACGCGCCTTGTTGAGGAGGTACAAGGAAGGCTGGTCAATGGCACAGTGCCCGGATGCTGGAATATTCTTGTTGTGGAAAGAGCAGAAGGTGGTTTGGGCGAGTGCATGGAGGCCTTGA